In the Pseudomonadota bacterium genome, one interval contains:
- a CDS encoding OprO/OprP family phosphate-selective porin produces the protein MKRKLHIAPVALFVLTAAFLQGRTALGQEPVPQEAEPAPAAEPAPVAAPAPPPVERPGAEITSDGDGADGGVAIGESEKIKIGGRVHAGYRMTREAPSPAESGRDTENEFMVRRARLKLNWRPERWMLAVIQIDVAEALQLGGSILRDAYVHLSPLDQLQIRIGQFKKPFSGLELQSPAKLRVIDRGPGVDYIVEDLLYGDRDLGLQLSGRLVKSVKLDYEIGVFNGSGPEIEEMDNSKDLVARVQIRPVKQLELGLNGSAKFFSEPDPGEARRSFAGGGDARVQVKGFRLYAEGLVAGNHREFNVRRAAGVEDSPFSFVTFAVIGMVSYRHKFDTEIRFAIEPAFKAELFDPDTKITEDHLWVLTPGVNTYIGKYFKLMIGGEFVRSNRNSPIDHPDSEALEVLACFDI, from the coding sequence ATGAAACGGAAGCTGCACATCGCCCCGGTCGCGCTGTTCGTGTTGACCGCCGCCTTCCTGCAGGGCCGGACGGCGCTCGGACAGGAGCCCGTGCCGCAGGAGGCGGAGCCCGCACCCGCGGCCGAGCCTGCACCCGTGGCCGCGCCCGCGCCCCCTCCCGTCGAGAGACCCGGCGCGGAGATCACCTCGGACGGCGACGGCGCGGACGGCGGCGTGGCGATCGGCGAGTCGGAGAAGATCAAGATCGGCGGCCGCGTCCACGCCGGCTACCGGATGACCCGCGAGGCGCCCTCGCCCGCGGAGTCCGGACGCGACACGGAAAACGAGTTCATGGTCAGGCGCGCCCGCCTCAAGCTGAACTGGCGGCCCGAACGCTGGATGCTCGCGGTGATCCAGATCGACGTGGCCGAGGCGCTCCAGCTCGGCGGATCGATCCTGCGGGACGCCTACGTGCACCTCTCGCCGCTCGATCAGCTCCAGATCCGGATCGGCCAGTTCAAGAAGCCGTTCTCCGGGCTCGAGCTCCAGTCGCCCGCGAAGCTCAGGGTGATCGATCGCGGACCGGGCGTCGACTACATCGTCGAGGATCTGCTCTACGGAGATCGGGACCTCGGCCTCCAGCTCTCGGGCAGGCTCGTGAAGTCGGTCAAGCTCGACTACGAGATCGGCGTGTTCAACGGCAGCGGGCCGGAAATCGAGGAGATGGACAACTCCAAGGATCTCGTCGCGCGCGTGCAGATCCGGCCCGTCAAGCAGCTCGAGCTCGGCCTGAACGGCTCGGCGAAGTTCTTCAGCGAGCCGGATCCGGGCGAGGCCAGGCGGTCGTTCGCCGGCGGCGGCGACGCCCGCGTGCAGGTCAAGGGGTTCCGGCTCTACGCCGAGGGGCTCGTCGCGGGAAACCACCGGGAGTTCAACGTCCGGCGGGCCGCGGGCGTCGAGGACTCGCCGTTCTCGTTCGTCACGTTCGCCGTGATCGGCATGGTCTCGTACCGGCACAAGTTCGACACCGAGATCCGGTTCGCGATCGAGCCCGCGTTCAAGGCGGAGCTCTTCGATCCGGACACGAAGATCACCGAGGATCACCTCTGGGTGCTGACCCCGGGCGTCAACACGTACATCGGCAAGTA